The following coding sequences lie in one Labrus bergylta chromosome 13, fLabBer1.1, whole genome shotgun sequence genomic window:
- the sytl5 gene encoding synaptotagmin-like protein 5 isoform X1 codes for MEEIGEDLNLSFLLEHEREMILKVLQKDEKLRKREEKRIRKLKNELLEIKRKGSCRPHELGERQCARCLKNLGLIFDRGDLCDECQMRVCSECRVKAPTSRNWKCNVCAKISELKVVTGEWFLEERSKRFEQEVACSDVIKHTIISSPIISLKKSTENLSAASESERADTPKSKRTGMLRKGRKMDKKGARSTLKPENGVDSPSPKSLSDGDAQSLLSVRSSTTLHTNRGAALALESSGLPTVPNNLRSQPADRSQTSNDNRRVRPDGAESVASLHSSDSTPEKKAPAYYRKSSGAPTISVSKASVSSDLSRSEMDLSAPGSEPSDDALNLRRHSIGLTETDFTDEETEEDIDALMSAHGKSAKQRPSIDMSMSSTPGSVRRWGHLNVPDSDAETSSINSMLSMYSESGDYGNARVSGEILLKISYSYKTGALNVLVRECHNLATGDEKRQRTDAYVKTYLLPDMSRQSKRKTSVKANSISPVFNENLRYVISHSQLETRTLQVSVWHHDRFGQNSFLGEVELTFDSWEFDTQIEEWYALQPKVESSVDSTMPYKGELTVVLKYIPGEKNLMPLDEVPVKKGFLKSKKAASFTLPEGGMVELLVKGAKNLTAVKSGGTSDPFVKGYLLPDNNKSTKHKTAVERRTVNPVWNHTFTYCGLQPGDLNNVCLELTVWDKEALASNVFLGGVRLGAGSGKSYGNEVDWMDSFGEEQRLWQRMMENPQAPQECTLMLRSSMGKCHT; via the exons ATGGAGGAGATCGGGGAGGATCTGAACCTCTCCTTTCTGCTGGAACATGAAAGAGAGATGATCCTGAAGGTGCTGCAGAAAGACGAGAAACTGAGGAAACGAGAGGAGAAGAGGATACG GAAGTTGAAGAATGAGCTGCTGGAGATCAAACGGAAAGGCTCGTGTCGACCGCACGAGCTGGGGGAGCGGCAGTGCGCTCGCTGCCTGAAGAACTTGGGTCTGATTTTTGACCGTGGAGATCTGTGCGACGAGTGTCAGATGCGCGTGTGCAGCGAGTGCCGCGTTAAGGCTCCCACATCTCGGAATTGGAAATGCAACGTCTGTGCCAAGATCTC GGAGCTGAAGGTGGTAACAGGAGAATGGTTCCTCGAGGAGCGGTCCAAGCGCTTTGAGCAGGAAGTGGCGTGCAGCGATGTGATCAAACACACGATCATTAGCAGCCCCATTA tttctttaaaaaagtcgacAGAAAACCTGTCGGCCGCATCAGAATCAGAGCGAGCCGACACTCCTAAATCCAAGAGAACTGGAATGCTCAGGAAAGG aagGAAGATGGATAAAAAAGGCGCCCGATCGACCTTAAAGCCAGAGAATGGAGTCGACAGTCCAAGTCCTAAATCCCTGTCAGATGGAGATGCTCAGAGCCTACTCAGTGTTCGCTCATCTACCACTCTACATACAAATAG GGGCGCTGCGTTGGCCTTGGAGTCCTCAGGATTGCCCACGGTCCCTAACAACCTGCGATCCCAGCCTGCAGACCGATCTCAAACTTCCAACGACAACCGGAGGGTCAGG CCTGATGGAGCGGAGAGTGTGGCCAGTTTACACTCCAGTGACAGCACACCTGAGAAAAAAGCACCTGCGTACTACAGGAAGTCTTCAGGCGCCCCGACCATTTCTGTGTCCAAGGCTTCGGTGTCATCAG ATCTCAGTCGCTCAGAGATGGACCTGTCAGCTCCTGGATCTGAACCCAGTGACGACGCCCTCAATCTCAGAAGGCATTCAATCGGGCTCACCGAAACA GACTTTACTGAtgaggaaacagaggaagacATTGATGCTCTCATGTCAGCCCACGGGAAGTCTGCGAAACAACGCCCCAGTATCGACATGTCAATG TCTTCCACTCCCGGCTCAGTCAGAAGGTGGGGACACCTCAATGTCCCCGACTCGGATGCTGAGACT AGTAGCATAAACAGCATGTTGAGCATGTACAGTGAATCCGGTGACTATGGCAACGCCAGGGTGAGCGGCGAGATCCTGCTGAAGATCAGCTACAGCTACAAGACCGGAGCTCTCAACGTCTTGGTGAGGGAGTGTCACAACCTGGCAACCGGAGACGAGAAGAGGCAACGCACCGACGC ATACGTGAAGACTTACCTGCTGCCAGATATGTCACGACAGAGCAAGAGGAAGACGAGCGTCAAGGCCAACAGCATCAGCCCTGTTTTCAATGAGAATCTGAGG taCGTGATCAGCCACTCGCAGCTGGAGACGAGAACCCTGCAGGTCTCCGTGTGGCACCACGACCGCTTCGGGCAGAACAGCTTCCTGGGAGAGGTGGAGCTGACCTTTGACTCCTGGGAGTTTGACACCCAAATAGAGGAGTGGTACGCTCTCCAGCCCAAG GTGGAGAGCAGCGTGGACTCCACAATGCCGTACAAAGGAGAACTGACAGTCGTGTTAAAGTACATTCCTGGAGAGAAGAACCTCATGCCTCTAGATGAAGTACCAG TGAAGAAAGGGTTCCTGAAAAGCAAGAAGGCAGCCAGCTTCACTCTGCCTGAAGGGGGCATGGTCGAGCTGCTCGTCAAAGGAGCAAAGAATCTCACTGCCGTCAAGTCTGGAGGCACTTCAGATCCTTTTGTGAAAGG ATACCTCCTTCCTGACAACAACAAGTCCACTAAGCACAAGACAGCGGTGGAGCGACGCACTGTGAACCCCGTGTGGAACCACACCTTCACCTACTGCGGCCTGCAGCCAGGAGACCTCAACAACGTGTGCCTGGAGCTCACCGTGTGGGACAAAGAAGCCCTGGCCAGCAATGTCTTCCTGGGGGGAGTGAGGCTAGGAGCTgggtcag GCAAAAGTTACGGGAACGAGGTGGACTGGATGGACTCATTCGGGGAGGAGCAGCGTCTGTGGCAACGCATGATGGAAAACCCACAAGCCCCTCAGGAGTGTACTCTGATGCTGCGATCGAGCATGGGCAAGTGCCACACATGA
- the srpx gene encoding sushi repeat-containing protein SRPX (The sequence of the model RefSeq protein was modified relative to this genomic sequence to represent the inferred CDS: added 61 bases not found in genome assembly) — MDMWPLVLLFVQLCFCSGYEGSGHYAYGDDEDSHSRRYKGTPWCAPIKLKHGDVSCRTPRGEHYRNVMGTRCKIRCKQGYESQSSEVVCMATKHWSSNYACREVRCAKPDMPINGGYKCSDGSYFNSRCEFFCSPGFSMKGQKTATCQHTKTWSAAVPTCVDMEPPKIKCPNLKDKWAEPGKLTARVTWDTPEGVDSADGILTDVILKGKPSKSNFPEGLHKMSYTVFDRAGNKGSCRFTVRVRVRRCSPLFAPDNGYMKCDSDNDNYGASCEFTCTGGYELQGSAARVCQYGLTWSGLDTNCAPMNINVGVRTAAALLDQFYEKRRLLIISAPTAANHNYRFQMTNLQHAQCGLDLRHVTVIELVGTYPAQIGRIRHRLLTPALALQLRLLLQIPQRSFQMVLVDKQGMDKQRYPFPITAAELLTTIDTLPLRKDEMLLQQEAGQTCQS; from the exons GGTCAGGACATTACGCCTATGGAGACGATGAGGACTCGCACTCTCGTAGATATAAAG GGACACCATGGTGTGCCCCCATCAAGCTGAAACATGGTGATGTGAGTTGTCGCACACCGAGAGGGGAGCACTACAGGAACGTGATGGGGACTCGCTGTAAAATCCGCTGCAAGCAGGGATACGAGTCTCAGAGTTCAGAGGTGGTGTGTATGGCCACCAAACACTGGTCATCAAACTACGCCTGCAGAG AGGTTCGCTGTGCCAAGCCGGACATGCCTATTAACGGCGGCTACAAGTGTTCGGATGGTTCCTACTTCAACTCTCGCTGCGAGTTTTTCTGCTCTCCTGGATTCAGCATGAAGGGCCAGAAGACGGCGACCTGCCAGCACACCAAGACGTGGAGTGCTGCAGTCCCCACCTGTGTCG ATATGGAGCCTCCAAAGATCAAGTGTCCCAATCTGAAGGATAAGTGGGCCGAGCCAGGAAAACTGACAGCGAGGGTGACCTGGGACACACCGGAGGGTGTAGACAGTGCAGATGGCATCCTCACAGA TGTTATCCTGAaaggaaaaccttcaaaatcAAACTTCCCTGAGGGACTCCATAAGATGTCCTACACTGTGTTTGACCGAGCGGGGAACAAAGGATCCTGTCGCTTCACTGTCAGAGTGCGAG tCCGCCGCTGCAGCCCACTGTTTGCCCCCGACAACGGCTATATGAAGTGTGACAGCGACAATGACAACTACGGGGCCTCGTGTGAGTTCACCTGCACAGGCGGCTACGAGCTTCAGGGCAGCGCTGCCAGAGTGTGTCAGTATGGACTCACCTGGTCCGGCTTGGATACCAACTGTGCAC CCATGAACATTAACGTGGGAGTGCGTACAGCTGCTGCACTGCTGGATCAGTTCTACGAGAAGCGACGGCTCCTCATTATCTCGGCGCCAACAGCTGCCAATCATAATTACCGCTTCCAGATGACCAACCTACAG CACGCTCAGTGTGGACTCGATCTGAGACATGTGACAGTAATTGAGCTGGTTGGGACATACCCAGCACAGATTGGCCGAATTCGTCACAGGCTGCTGACCCCGGCTCTGGCCCTGCAGCTCag GTTACTGCTCCAGATTCCTCAGAGGTCTTTCCAAATGGTTCTGGTCGACAAACAGGGCATGGATAAGCAACGCTACCCGTTCCCGATCACAGCGGCTGAATTATTAACCACCATCGACACCCTCCCACTCCGCAAGGACGAGATGTTGCTTCAGCAGGAGGCGGGGCAGACCTGTCAATCATAA
- the sytl5 gene encoding synaptotagmin-like protein 5 isoform X3, whose translation MEEIGEDLNLSFLLEHEREMILKVLQKDEKLRKREEKRIRKLKNELLEIKRKGSCRPHELGERQCARCLKNLGLIFDRGDLCDECQMRVCSECRVKAPTSRNWKCNVCAKISELKVVTGEWFLEERSKRFEQEVACSDVIKHTIISSPIISLKKSTENLSAASESERADTPKSKRTGMLRKGRKMDKKGARSTLKPENGVDSPSPKSLSDGDAQSLLSVRSSTTLHTNRGAALALESSGLPTVPNNLRSQPADRSQTSNDNRRVRPDGAESVASLHSSDSTPEKKAPAYYRKSSGAPTISVSKASVSSDLSRSEMDLSAPGSEPSDDALNLRRHSIGLTETDFTDEETEEDIDALMSAHGKSAKQRPSIDMSMSSINSMLSMYSESGDYGNARVSGEILLKISYSYKTGALNVLVRECHNLATGDEKRQRTDAYVKTYLLPDMSRQSKRKTSVKANSISPVFNENLRYVISHSQLETRTLQVSVWHHDRFGQNSFLGEVELTFDSWEFDTQIEEWYALQPKVESSVDSTMPYKGELTVVLKYIPGEKNLMPLDEVPVKKGFLKSKKAASFTLPEGGMVELLVKGAKNLTAVKSGGTSDPFVKGYLLPDNNKSTKHKTAVERRTVNPVWNHTFTYCGLQPGDLNNVCLELTVWDKEALASNVFLGGVRLGAGSGKSYGNEVDWMDSFGEEQRLWQRMMENPQAPQECTLMLRSSMGKCHT comes from the exons ATGGAGGAGATCGGGGAGGATCTGAACCTCTCCTTTCTGCTGGAACATGAAAGAGAGATGATCCTGAAGGTGCTGCAGAAAGACGAGAAACTGAGGAAACGAGAGGAGAAGAGGATACG GAAGTTGAAGAATGAGCTGCTGGAGATCAAACGGAAAGGCTCGTGTCGACCGCACGAGCTGGGGGAGCGGCAGTGCGCTCGCTGCCTGAAGAACTTGGGTCTGATTTTTGACCGTGGAGATCTGTGCGACGAGTGTCAGATGCGCGTGTGCAGCGAGTGCCGCGTTAAGGCTCCCACATCTCGGAATTGGAAATGCAACGTCTGTGCCAAGATCTC GGAGCTGAAGGTGGTAACAGGAGAATGGTTCCTCGAGGAGCGGTCCAAGCGCTTTGAGCAGGAAGTGGCGTGCAGCGATGTGATCAAACACACGATCATTAGCAGCCCCATTA tttctttaaaaaagtcgacAGAAAACCTGTCGGCCGCATCAGAATCAGAGCGAGCCGACACTCCTAAATCCAAGAGAACTGGAATGCTCAGGAAAGG aagGAAGATGGATAAAAAAGGCGCCCGATCGACCTTAAAGCCAGAGAATGGAGTCGACAGTCCAAGTCCTAAATCCCTGTCAGATGGAGATGCTCAGAGCCTACTCAGTGTTCGCTCATCTACCACTCTACATACAAATAG GGGCGCTGCGTTGGCCTTGGAGTCCTCAGGATTGCCCACGGTCCCTAACAACCTGCGATCCCAGCCTGCAGACCGATCTCAAACTTCCAACGACAACCGGAGGGTCAGG CCTGATGGAGCGGAGAGTGTGGCCAGTTTACACTCCAGTGACAGCACACCTGAGAAAAAAGCACCTGCGTACTACAGGAAGTCTTCAGGCGCCCCGACCATTTCTGTGTCCAAGGCTTCGGTGTCATCAG ATCTCAGTCGCTCAGAGATGGACCTGTCAGCTCCTGGATCTGAACCCAGTGACGACGCCCTCAATCTCAGAAGGCATTCAATCGGGCTCACCGAAACA GACTTTACTGAtgaggaaacagaggaagacATTGATGCTCTCATGTCAGCCCACGGGAAGTCTGCGAAACAACGCCCCAGTATCGACATGTCAATG AGTAGCATAAACAGCATGTTGAGCATGTACAGTGAATCCGGTGACTATGGCAACGCCAGGGTGAGCGGCGAGATCCTGCTGAAGATCAGCTACAGCTACAAGACCGGAGCTCTCAACGTCTTGGTGAGGGAGTGTCACAACCTGGCAACCGGAGACGAGAAGAGGCAACGCACCGACGC ATACGTGAAGACTTACCTGCTGCCAGATATGTCACGACAGAGCAAGAGGAAGACGAGCGTCAAGGCCAACAGCATCAGCCCTGTTTTCAATGAGAATCTGAGG taCGTGATCAGCCACTCGCAGCTGGAGACGAGAACCCTGCAGGTCTCCGTGTGGCACCACGACCGCTTCGGGCAGAACAGCTTCCTGGGAGAGGTGGAGCTGACCTTTGACTCCTGGGAGTTTGACACCCAAATAGAGGAGTGGTACGCTCTCCAGCCCAAG GTGGAGAGCAGCGTGGACTCCACAATGCCGTACAAAGGAGAACTGACAGTCGTGTTAAAGTACATTCCTGGAGAGAAGAACCTCATGCCTCTAGATGAAGTACCAG TGAAGAAAGGGTTCCTGAAAAGCAAGAAGGCAGCCAGCTTCACTCTGCCTGAAGGGGGCATGGTCGAGCTGCTCGTCAAAGGAGCAAAGAATCTCACTGCCGTCAAGTCTGGAGGCACTTCAGATCCTTTTGTGAAAGG ATACCTCCTTCCTGACAACAACAAGTCCACTAAGCACAAGACAGCGGTGGAGCGACGCACTGTGAACCCCGTGTGGAACCACACCTTCACCTACTGCGGCCTGCAGCCAGGAGACCTCAACAACGTGTGCCTGGAGCTCACCGTGTGGGACAAAGAAGCCCTGGCCAGCAATGTCTTCCTGGGGGGAGTGAGGCTAGGAGCTgggtcag GCAAAAGTTACGGGAACGAGGTGGACTGGATGGACTCATTCGGGGAGGAGCAGCGTCTGTGGCAACGCATGATGGAAAACCCACAAGCCCCTCAGGAGTGTACTCTGATGCTGCGATCGAGCATGGGCAAGTGCCACACATGA
- the sytl5 gene encoding synaptotagmin-like protein 5 isoform X2 — protein sequence MEEIGEDLNLSFLLEHEREMILKVLQKDEKLRKREEKRIRKLKNELLEIKRKGSCRPHELGERQCARCLKNLGLIFDRGDLCDECQMRVCSECRVKAPTSRNWKCNVCAKISELKVVTGEWFLEERSKRFEQEVACSDVIKHTIISSPIISLKKSTENLSAASESERADTPKSKRTGMLRKGRKMDKKGARSTLKPENGVDSPSPKSLSDGDAQSLLSVRSSTTLHTNRGAALALESSGLPTVPNNLRSQPADRSQTSNDNRRPDGAESVASLHSSDSTPEKKAPAYYRKSSGAPTISVSKASVSSDLSRSEMDLSAPGSEPSDDALNLRRHSIGLTETDFTDEETEEDIDALMSAHGKSAKQRPSIDMSMSSTPGSVRRWGHLNVPDSDAETSSINSMLSMYSESGDYGNARVSGEILLKISYSYKTGALNVLVRECHNLATGDEKRQRTDAYVKTYLLPDMSRQSKRKTSVKANSISPVFNENLRYVISHSQLETRTLQVSVWHHDRFGQNSFLGEVELTFDSWEFDTQIEEWYALQPKVESSVDSTMPYKGELTVVLKYIPGEKNLMPLDEVPVKKGFLKSKKAASFTLPEGGMVELLVKGAKNLTAVKSGGTSDPFVKGYLLPDNNKSTKHKTAVERRTVNPVWNHTFTYCGLQPGDLNNVCLELTVWDKEALASNVFLGGVRLGAGSGKSYGNEVDWMDSFGEEQRLWQRMMENPQAPQECTLMLRSSMGKCHT from the exons ATGGAGGAGATCGGGGAGGATCTGAACCTCTCCTTTCTGCTGGAACATGAAAGAGAGATGATCCTGAAGGTGCTGCAGAAAGACGAGAAACTGAGGAAACGAGAGGAGAAGAGGATACG GAAGTTGAAGAATGAGCTGCTGGAGATCAAACGGAAAGGCTCGTGTCGACCGCACGAGCTGGGGGAGCGGCAGTGCGCTCGCTGCCTGAAGAACTTGGGTCTGATTTTTGACCGTGGAGATCTGTGCGACGAGTGTCAGATGCGCGTGTGCAGCGAGTGCCGCGTTAAGGCTCCCACATCTCGGAATTGGAAATGCAACGTCTGTGCCAAGATCTC GGAGCTGAAGGTGGTAACAGGAGAATGGTTCCTCGAGGAGCGGTCCAAGCGCTTTGAGCAGGAAGTGGCGTGCAGCGATGTGATCAAACACACGATCATTAGCAGCCCCATTA tttctttaaaaaagtcgacAGAAAACCTGTCGGCCGCATCAGAATCAGAGCGAGCCGACACTCCTAAATCCAAGAGAACTGGAATGCTCAGGAAAGG aagGAAGATGGATAAAAAAGGCGCCCGATCGACCTTAAAGCCAGAGAATGGAGTCGACAGTCCAAGTCCTAAATCCCTGTCAGATGGAGATGCTCAGAGCCTACTCAGTGTTCGCTCATCTACCACTCTACATACAAATAG GGGCGCTGCGTTGGCCTTGGAGTCCTCAGGATTGCCCACGGTCCCTAACAACCTGCGATCCCAGCCTGCAGACCGATCTCAAACTTCCAACGACAACCGGAGG CCTGATGGAGCGGAGAGTGTGGCCAGTTTACACTCCAGTGACAGCACACCTGAGAAAAAAGCACCTGCGTACTACAGGAAGTCTTCAGGCGCCCCGACCATTTCTGTGTCCAAGGCTTCGGTGTCATCAG ATCTCAGTCGCTCAGAGATGGACCTGTCAGCTCCTGGATCTGAACCCAGTGACGACGCCCTCAATCTCAGAAGGCATTCAATCGGGCTCACCGAAACA GACTTTACTGAtgaggaaacagaggaagacATTGATGCTCTCATGTCAGCCCACGGGAAGTCTGCGAAACAACGCCCCAGTATCGACATGTCAATG TCTTCCACTCCCGGCTCAGTCAGAAGGTGGGGACACCTCAATGTCCCCGACTCGGATGCTGAGACT AGTAGCATAAACAGCATGTTGAGCATGTACAGTGAATCCGGTGACTATGGCAACGCCAGGGTGAGCGGCGAGATCCTGCTGAAGATCAGCTACAGCTACAAGACCGGAGCTCTCAACGTCTTGGTGAGGGAGTGTCACAACCTGGCAACCGGAGACGAGAAGAGGCAACGCACCGACGC ATACGTGAAGACTTACCTGCTGCCAGATATGTCACGACAGAGCAAGAGGAAGACGAGCGTCAAGGCCAACAGCATCAGCCCTGTTTTCAATGAGAATCTGAGG taCGTGATCAGCCACTCGCAGCTGGAGACGAGAACCCTGCAGGTCTCCGTGTGGCACCACGACCGCTTCGGGCAGAACAGCTTCCTGGGAGAGGTGGAGCTGACCTTTGACTCCTGGGAGTTTGACACCCAAATAGAGGAGTGGTACGCTCTCCAGCCCAAG GTGGAGAGCAGCGTGGACTCCACAATGCCGTACAAAGGAGAACTGACAGTCGTGTTAAAGTACATTCCTGGAGAGAAGAACCTCATGCCTCTAGATGAAGTACCAG TGAAGAAAGGGTTCCTGAAAAGCAAGAAGGCAGCCAGCTTCACTCTGCCTGAAGGGGGCATGGTCGAGCTGCTCGTCAAAGGAGCAAAGAATCTCACTGCCGTCAAGTCTGGAGGCACTTCAGATCCTTTTGTGAAAGG ATACCTCCTTCCTGACAACAACAAGTCCACTAAGCACAAGACAGCGGTGGAGCGACGCACTGTGAACCCCGTGTGGAACCACACCTTCACCTACTGCGGCCTGCAGCCAGGAGACCTCAACAACGTGTGCCTGGAGCTCACCGTGTGGGACAAAGAAGCCCTGGCCAGCAATGTCTTCCTGGGGGGAGTGAGGCTAGGAGCTgggtcag GCAAAAGTTACGGGAACGAGGTGGACTGGATGGACTCATTCGGGGAGGAGCAGCGTCTGTGGCAACGCATGATGGAAAACCCACAAGCCCCTCAGGAGTGTACTCTGATGCTGCGATCGAGCATGGGCAAGTGCCACACATGA